In Beutenbergia cavernae DSM 12333, the DNA window GCGATCCAGGCCGACTCCGTGATCCGCACGTTCGGGTGGCGGCGGGTCGCCGAGCAGGAGTGGGACCTGCTGAGTCAGCAGACCCGCGACCACCTCACGGCGTACGCCGACGGCGTGAACGCCTATCTCGACCGGCGGACGCCCAGCGCCGCGGCCATCGAGTACACGGTGCTCGGCACGCAGGTCAGCGTCGAGGCGATCGAGCCCTGGGACCCCATCGACTCCGTCGCGTGGCTCAAGGCGATGGCCTGGGACCTGCGGGGGAACTACGACGACGAGCTGCTGCGCGCGGCCGCGTACGGCAGCACCCAGGACACCTCGCTCGTCGGCGACCTCTTCCCGCCGTACCCCGCCGAGACGAACCCGCCCATCATCACGGACGGGACGCCGTCGTCGCCGCCCCCCGACCCCGGCACGCCCGACGTCGACGACGCCTCGCTGCCGGCGGGCAGCGAGGACGCGCTCGCGGGGGTCGTCGAGGCGCTCGGGGCAGTCCCGCACCTGCTCGGCGAGGGCGACGGCATCGGCTCGAACTCGTGGGTCGTCGGCGGCGAGCACACCGCCTCGGGGGATCCCCTCCTCGCGAACGACCCCCACCTCGGGATCACGGCGCCGGGCCTGTGGTACCAGGCCGGCCTCCACTGCCGCGACGTCGGCGACGAGTGCCCGTTCGACGTCGCCGGGTACACGTTCGCGGGGTTCCCGGGCGTGATCATCGGGCACAACGACGCACTGGCCTGGGGCCTCACGAACCTCGGCGCCGACGTCACCGACTTCTACCTCGAACGACTCTTCACCGACGGGACGTACCTGCGGGACGGTGAGCGCGTCCCCGTGGTCGAACGCACCGAGACCATCGAGGTCAACGGGGCCGACCCGATCCAGCTGACGGTGCGGTCGACGGAGCACGGGCCGCTCGTCGACGAAGTGCTGCCCGATCTCGAGCTCGCCACCGAGGCGCCGCTGCCGGAGGGGTCGCCGCGGCCGGCCCGGGAGGGGTACGGCGTCGCGCTCGCGTGGACGGCGCTGGAGCCCGGCCGCTCGGCCGACGCGGTGTTCGCGATGAACCTGGCGCAGGACGCGGACGACGTCGCCGCGGCGGCCGCGCTCTTCGAGGTTCCCTCACAGAACATCGTGTTCGCCACGACGGACGGCACGATCGGCTACCAGGCGCCGGGCCGGATCCCGGTGCGCGCCGTCGTGTCCGGGGGCACGCCGTCGAACGGGACCTGGCCGCAGCCGGGCTGGGACTCCCGGTACGACTGGCAGGGCACGGTGCCGGCCGAGGAGATGCCGGCCGAGACCGACCCCGAGGAGGGCTTCATCGTCGCGGCGAACCAGGCCGTGACCGAGCCCGGTGTCGGTCCGTTCCTCACGAACGACTGGGACTACGGGTTCCGGTCCGCGCGGATCCGCGCGCTGCTGCAGGCGGAGATCGACGCCGGGCGCCCGATCACGGCCGAGACGATGTCCCGGATCCAGAACGACACGCTCGACCCTGCCGCCGACGTCCTCCTGCCCTCGCTGCTCGACCTCGAGGTCGACGACTTCACCGGCGAGGCGAGCGCGCTGCTCGCCGACTGGGACCAGCGCACCGACCCCGACTCGGCGGGGGCCGTGCTCTTCGCCACCGTGTGGGCGAACGTGCTCCGCCGCACGTTCGCCGACCAGCTCCCGGAGGCCGTCGCGCCGTCGGGCGGTGCGCAGTGGATCGAGGTCGTCCGCCGCCTCCTCGAGGAGCCCGAGAACCTGTGGTGGGACGACGCCACGACCGTCGCGCTCGTGGAGACGAGGGACGAGGTGCTGCACGACGCGCTGGTCGACGCCCGCCGGCAGCTGACGGCGGCGCTCGGCGCCGACCCGACCCGGTGGCGGTGGGGGAACCTGCACCGGGCCGCGCCGGAGCACGCGGTGCTCGGGGGCGACGGCGTGCCCGGCCCGGTGCGCCGTCTCATGAACCCGAGCGCGATCGAGGTCGGCGGCGGGTCGTCGATCGTCGACGCGACGGGCTGGGATGCGACGCAGTGGGGCGAGGCGGCGCCGGACTTCACCGTGACGGCGATCCCGTCGATGCGGATGGTGGTCGACCTGGGCGACCTCGACGCGTCCACCTGGGTGAACTTCACCGGGAACTCCGGGCACCCGGCGTCCCCGCACTACACCGACCAGCTGCGGGCGTGGGCCGAGGGTGACACGTACCCGTGGCCGTTCACGCGCGACGCCGTGGCCGCCGCCGAGGAGGAGACGCTGCGGCTGCTCGCCCCCGGCTGAGGCGGGCGGGACGTTCGTCAGCGGGGCACGAGCCACCACGACGACGGCGTCAGCACCGCGTGGACGGGGACGTCGTGCTCCTCGCGGGGCAGCGCGTCGTCGTGCACCTCGTCGTCGAACACGACCGCCACGACGAGCGCGTCCGGAGCGGCGTGGTGGAGCGCCCGGTCGTACCAGCCGCCGCCCTGGCCGAGGCGGATGCCGGCGTCGTCGACGCCCAGAGCCGGCGCGAAGACCACCGCCGCCGCACCGAGCGCCTCCGCCTCCGACGCCGGCCCAGACGGTTCCGGCGGTCGGCCCGGCGCGCGGACCGCCAGGTCGTCGGCGTCCGCGTACTCCGCCCACCCGCGGGCGAGCCCCGGCCCGAGGACCGGCAGCAGCACGCGCACGCCGCGCTGGTCGAGCAGGTCGAGGAGGGGCGCCGTCCCCGGTTCGGCGGGACGGGAGGCGTACGCGGCGACGCACGTGACTCCGTCGGCACGCGCCTCGAGCAGCTCGGCAGCACGATCGGCGATCCCGGCGGCGGCACTCACGCGGGCCTTGGACGATCGGCCGGTGCGCCTGGCCCTTGCCTCCACCCGGAGCTGGTCCTTCGTCCGCTCCGCGCCGTGCGGACCCGCCGTGAAGTTCGCCGCTGAACTCATGCGTCCACTCTGGCACACCTGGGATGGCGCGTGGGACGACCCGGCCGCGTCGTCGCGACTCCGCCGTCGACATCGGGCGGCGGCGCGGAACGCGCGGACACCCCGGTGCCCAGCCCGCCCGAGCGGCCGCGCGCTGGGTAGTGTTCCGACCATGTCCTGCACCGGCGACGGCGTGGCCCCCGCGTGAGATCCGTCTCGGACCAGCTGGCGGCCGTGCTCGGCGCCGTCGGGCCGCTGCCCCCTCTCGAGGTCGTCCTGCACGACGCCGCCGGCTGCGTCCTCGCCGAGGACGTGCGCGCCGGGGCGGACCTGCCCCAGGCCGACCTCGCGGCCCTCGACGGCTACGCGGTGCGGGCGTCCGACGTCGTCACCGCGGCGCCGGACGGTGACCTCACGCTGCGGGTCAGCGACGACGTCCGCGCCGGAGCGCCGGACGCGCCGACGCTCGTGGTCGGGGCGGCCGCACGGATCGCGAGCGGCGCGCCGATGCCCGGCGGGGCCGACGCCGTCGTCCCGCTCGCCCGCACCGATGCCGGCGACGCGCGGGTCCGCATCCGGGCTGCCGTCCGGGCGGGCGACGGTGTGCGGGCCCGGGCCGTCGACGTGCGCTCGGGGGAGATCGCGCTCGCGCGCGGAACCCGGGTCGGCGCCGCCCAGATCGCGCTGCTCGCGGCGCTCGGCCGGCCGCGCGCGCGGGTGCACCCGAAGCCGCGCGTCGTCGTCGTCTCCGTGGGGGACGAGCTCGTGGAGCCCGGCAAGCCCGTGCACGTCGGCCAGGCCTACGACGCGAACGGCCACGCGCTCGCGAGCGCCGTCCACGACGCGGGCGGCACGACGTTCCGCGCGGGCGCCGTGCCGGACGACCACTCCCGCCTGCGCGAGCTGCTCGAGGACCAGCTCGTGCGCGCCGACCTCGTCATCACGACCGGCGGCCTCAGCTACGGCGCCGGCGACACCGTGCGCGACGTCCTCGCCGGCGTCGGGACCGTGCGCTTCGACGCCCTCGCGATGTGGCCCACCCGGCAGATGGGACTGGGCGAGATCGGCGACGGCGTCCCGATCCTCGCGCTGCCCGGCGACCCGGTGGCGGCGCTCGTCGCGTTCGAGGTGTTCGTGCGCCCGGCGCTGCTGGCGATGGCCGGGTACGCGGACGTGCACCGTCCCACGATCCGGGCACGCACCACGAGCGAGCTCGCCTCCCACAGCGGCTTCCGCGAGTTCGTCCGCGGCCGGCTCGTGGGGTCACCGGCCCACGGCTACACGTTCTCGCCGGTGGGTTCGCCCGACGCGCTCCAGCTGAGCGCGTTCGCCCGGGCGAACGCGCTCGCCGTCGTCGGCGAGGAGGACGACAGCGTGGCCGCCGGCACCGAGCTGCCGTGCCTCGTGCTGGAGGACTGATGTGGCCCGTGCGGCTCACCGAGGGTGAGGTCGTGCTTCGGCCCCTCCGGCACCGCGACTCGGCGGAGTGGGCGCGGCTGCGTGCCGCCAACGGCGCCTGGCTGGCACCGTGGGAGGCGACGTCGCCGCGCCCGTGGGTGTCCCGACCGCCGACGTTCCCGGAGTACGTGCGTGACCTGAACCGGCAGGCGAGGTCGGGCTCGGCGCTGCCGTTCGCGATCACGTGGCGGGGTGCGATCGTCGGGCAGCTGACGGTCTCCGGGATCGTGCTGGGGTCGCTCTGCTCGGCGTCCGTCGGCTACTGGGTGGGGCGCGACGCCGCCGGCCGGGGCATCACGCCGCTCGCCGTCGCGATGGCGAGCGACTACTGCTGGTTCGTGCTCGGGCTGCACCGGATCGAGGTCAACATCCGGCCCGAGAACGCCGCCAGCCTGCGGGTGGTCGAGAAGCTCGGGTTCCGGGACGAGGGGGTGCGCGTGCGGTACCTGCACATCCAAGGCGACTGGGCTGACCACCGCACGTTCGCGTTGACCGTCGAGGAGGTGCCTGGCGGGCTGCTTCCGCGCGCCCGTCAGCTGCCGTCCCGGCTCTGACCCGGGACGGAGCTCGGTCCGCCACTCCGGTGCGCCGAGTGCGGAGGTTCGGTTGCCGGTGCGGCAACTGACCTTCCGCACCGCGACACGCCCGCCCGCCTCACGGCCCGCCCGGCGGGTCGCGCCTACCGTCGTCGTGTGAGCCCCGCCGGATATGTGCTGTTGGCGGTGTTCCTGCTGTGTTTCGTGTACTTGGTCCCGGCGCTCGTCCGCCGTCGGCAGGTCGCACTCGACTCCCGGGTCGACGACCGGTTCTCGACGGACCTGCGCCTCGTCGCCACCGCCGGGCAGGGCGCCCGCCCGGCGACCCGGCACCCGCGCGCGGCGCCGTCCGCACCAGCACTGCACACGAGGCGAGCGATCGCCGCCGGATCGACCCGAGGAGAGTCCGTCGTGAACCGACCCGCCGGGATGACGGAGCGCCTCGTCGCGGTCGAGGCCCGACGCGTCGCCGCCACCAGGGCAGCCGCCGCTGCCGCTCGCGCCGAGCGTGCCGCCGCGGCCCGCCGCCGACTCGTGCTGACCCTCGCGCTGATCGTGACCGGCGCCGTCGCCTGGAGCGCCGTCGCGATCGCCGACTTCTCCTACCTGCTCGCCCTGGTGCCGACGGTGATCCTCGCCGTCGTGCTCGTGCTCGGTCGGCGGGCGGCAGCGGCATCGTCGAGGGCCGATGCGCGGGACGCCGCCCGCGAGCTGTCGATGTCGAGGAACCGGGATCGCCGCACCGCTCCGGCGAACTCCGCTGCCCAGCTCCGGGCCCGGCTCGGTGACGGTGGCGCCGTCGCCGAGAAGGAGTCCGCGGCCGCCCGGGAGGCCGTGCCCGGCCTGGGCATGCGCTGGGACGCCGTGGGCGCCGACACCTCCGACGGCGGCCCTGTGGACCGACCCGCCGGGCGGCAGCGCCCGGAGAGCCGGATCGAGGACGACGGCGCCGGGTGGACGCCCGTCCCCGTGCCCGTCCCGACCTACACGCTCAAGCCGACGGCGCCGCGGCGCCAGCCCGAGCCGTGGGCCGCTCCGGCAGCGGCGACGGGTGCGGACGCCGCCGAGGCACGTGCGGCCGAGACCCCCGACCCGCTCGCCGCGGAGACTCGCGCGGGCGAGCCCGAGCCCGTGAGCCCGGGCGCGGGGATCGACCTCAGCGCCGTCCTGGCTCGCCGCCGCGCGGCAGGGCAGTAGCAGCCCGTCAGCCGCCCGGTGCGTGGCACGCACCGACATACCGCTTTCTCTCCGAACGCCTCAACCCTTGACAGCACTCCGGGTACGGGGGCACACTGCGGTGCGAAAGCGGTTTCGCTTCGCGTGGCTGAGAGACGACGACGTCGGAGGTTCGTGTGACGGATGGGTTCGCGGGCGCGATCAACGGCGCCGGCCGCCTCCCACTGCCGCGTCACGTCCTCGTGACGGGCGCGGACGGCAGGATCGGGCGCTCCGTCGTGGACGTCCTCGCCGGCGCCGGCGTGACGACCACGGGTCTCTCACCCGGGTGGGAGGCGGCGAGCCGCGCGACGCGGATCGTCACGGGCGACGCCACGTCCGAGGCCGACGTCGCCGACGCGCTCGAGGGCGTGGACGCCGTGGTCCACCTGGCGGCGATCGCGCACCGGGACCTGGGGCGGCCGTACGACGTCTATCGGACGAACACGGACGCGACGTTCAACGTGCTCGCCCAGGCCGGCGAGCGCGGCATCGGCCGGGCGGTCATCGCCTCGAGCATCAACGCGTTCGGCGTACCCATGAACCATCACGACCTCCTCCCGGCGTACTTCCCGATCGACGAGGACATCCCCGAGCACCTCGACGACTGGTACTCGCTGTCCAAGCGCAGCGACGAGCTGACGGCCGAGATGGTGGCGAGCCACTGGGGCATGACCGTCGTGGCGGTGCGGTTTCCGCACGTCAGCACGTGGGAAGCGCTGCGCTCCCACGCGGCGCGCGTGGCCGGTGCGCCGGGCGGTGGGCAGGAGGTCAGGGAGGGGTGGTCCTACCTCGACCTGCGTGACGCCGCAGCATTCGTCCTCGCGGCGCTCACCGCTCCCATCTCCGGCGCCCACGTCGTCGGCGCGTCTGCGCCGGACACGCTCCTCGCCGTCGACTCCGCCGAGCTGCTCGACGC includes these proteins:
- a CDS encoding penicillin acylase family protein, with translation MSASLVRRVVTAVAVVLVVVLAASTVTAAIVIRRPLPTTSGETRIPGLGNDVDVVRDDLGIPQIYADDPHDLFFAQGYVHAQDRFFEMDYRRHVTSGRVAELVGDQEAAIQADSVIRTFGWRRVAEQEWDLLSQQTRDHLTAYADGVNAYLDRRTPSAAAIEYTVLGTQVSVEAIEPWDPIDSVAWLKAMAWDLRGNYDDELLRAAAYGSTQDTSLVGDLFPPYPAETNPPIITDGTPSSPPPDPGTPDVDDASLPAGSEDALAGVVEALGAVPHLLGEGDGIGSNSWVVGGEHTASGDPLLANDPHLGITAPGLWYQAGLHCRDVGDECPFDVAGYTFAGFPGVIIGHNDALAWGLTNLGADVTDFYLERLFTDGTYLRDGERVPVVERTETIEVNGADPIQLTVRSTEHGPLVDEVLPDLELATEAPLPEGSPRPAREGYGVALAWTALEPGRSADAVFAMNLAQDADDVAAAAALFEVPSQNIVFATTDGTIGYQAPGRIPVRAVVSGGTPSNGTWPQPGWDSRYDWQGTVPAEEMPAETDPEEGFIVAANQAVTEPGVGPFLTNDWDYGFRSARIRALLQAEIDAGRPITAETMSRIQNDTLDPAADVLLPSLLDLEVDDFTGEASALLADWDQRTDPDSAGAVLFATVWANVLRRTFADQLPEAVAPSGGAQWIEVVRRLLEEPENLWWDDATTVALVETRDEVLHDALVDARRQLTAALGADPTRWRWGNLHRAAPEHAVLGGDGVPGPVRRLMNPSAIEVGGGSSIVDATGWDATQWGEAAPDFTVTAIPSMRMVVDLGDLDASTWVNFTGNSGHPASPHYTDQLRAWAEGDTYPWPFTRDAVAAAEEETLRLLAPG
- a CDS encoding 5-formyltetrahydrofolate cyclo-ligase — encoded protein: MSSAANFTAGPHGAERTKDQLRVEARARRTGRSSKARVSAAAGIADRAAELLEARADGVTCVAAYASRPAEPGTAPLLDLLDQRGVRVLLPVLGPGLARGWAEYADADDLAVRAPGRPPEPSGPASEAEALGAAAVVFAPALGVDDAGIRLGQGGGWYDRALHHAAPDALVVAVVFDDEVHDDALPREEHDVPVHAVLTPSSWWLVPR
- the glp gene encoding gephyrin-like molybdotransferase Glp encodes the protein MRSVSDQLAAVLGAVGPLPPLEVVLHDAAGCVLAEDVRAGADLPQADLAALDGYAVRASDVVTAAPDGDLTLRVSDDVRAGAPDAPTLVVGAAARIASGAPMPGGADAVVPLARTDAGDARVRIRAAVRAGDGVRARAVDVRSGEIALARGTRVGAAQIALLAALGRPRARVHPKPRVVVVSVGDELVEPGKPVHVGQAYDANGHALASAVHDAGGTTFRAGAVPDDHSRLRELLEDQLVRADLVITTGGLSYGAGDTVRDVLAGVGTVRFDALAMWPTRQMGLGEIGDGVPILALPGDPVAALVAFEVFVRPALLAMAGYADVHRPTIRARTTSELASHSGFREFVRGRLVGSPAHGYTFSPVGSPDALQLSAFARANALAVVGEEDDSVAAGTELPCLVLED
- a CDS encoding GNAT family N-acetyltransferase: MWPVRLTEGEVVLRPLRHRDSAEWARLRAANGAWLAPWEATSPRPWVSRPPTFPEYVRDLNRQARSGSALPFAITWRGAIVGQLTVSGIVLGSLCSASVGYWVGRDAAGRGITPLAVAMASDYCWFVLGLHRIEVNIRPENAASLRVVEKLGFRDEGVRVRYLHIQGDWADHRTFALTVEEVPGGLLPRARQLPSRL
- a CDS encoding NAD-dependent epimerase/dehydratase family protein translates to MTDGFAGAINGAGRLPLPRHVLVTGADGRIGRSVVDVLAGAGVTTTGLSPGWEAASRATRIVTGDATSEADVADALEGVDAVVHLAAIAHRDLGRPYDVYRTNTDATFNVLAQAGERGIGRAVIASSINAFGVPMNHHDLLPAYFPIDEDIPEHLDDWYSLSKRSDELTAEMVASHWGMTVVAVRFPHVSTWEALRSHAARVAGAPGGGQEVREGWSYLDLRDAAAFVLAALTAPISGAHVVGASAPDTLLAVDSAELLDAHAPSVPRRRPIVGRESLVDVARARTLLGFEARYSLHEPAHDPNRAPTTAGVIP